In Amphiura filiformis chromosome 1, Afil_fr2py, whole genome shotgun sequence, the following are encoded in one genomic region:
- the LOC140161808 gene encoding uncharacterized protein produces MTLPLLKKNQACLPGCFAEFSNCRITLDCTEFQVANARDNMDTQKQTYSNYKSRNTFKALVGVAPNGVITFVSDLYPGSKSDKEIVADSGVLKQLYAGDLVLADKGSLIQDLMPHGDSLNLPPFLTNGVFTKQESVFMIKIARARIHVERAIGRIKRYAVLDLIPSHMRCYASIMFKVCAALVNLQNLLISEVSGQYEGGEDAK; encoded by the coding sequence ATGACGTTACCATTGCTGAAAAAGAATCAGGCTTGCCTACCTGGATGCTTTGCAGAGTTTTCCAACTGCAGGATAACCCTGGATTGTACAGAATTCCAGGTAGCGAACGCAAGGGACAATATGGACACACAGAAACAAACGTACTCGAACTACaaatcaagaaacacttttaaaGCGCTGGTGGGTGTTGCACCAAATGGTGTTATTACATTTGTCAGCGACTTGTATCCCGGTTCAAAATCTGATAAGGAAATTGTGGCAGACAGCGGGGTTCTGAAGCAGTTGTATGCAGGGGACCTTGTGTTAGCAGACAAAGGGTCCCTTATTCAAGATTTGATGCCCCATGGAGACTCTCTCAACTTACCACCATTTCTGACAAATGGTGTGTTCACCAAACAGGAATCGGTTTTTATGATCAAAATTGCAAGAGCGAGAATTCATGTTGAACGTGCAATTGGACGCATAAAGAGATACGCCGTCTTGGACTTAATTCCCTCACATATGCGCTGCTATGCTTCAATTATGTTTAAGGTATGCGCTGCTCTTGTGAATCTGCAGAACCTACTCATCAGTGAAGTTTCAGGACAGTACGAGGGTGGAGAGGATGCAAAGTGA